In Candidatus Roseilinea sp., one DNA window encodes the following:
- the trpC gene encoding indole-3-glycerol phosphate synthase has product MTQRDNPSILQTILEHKRHAELPQRKRQMPLAEMRRLAETTDAPARDFAAALRRADGRVALIAEIKRASPSKGELARGEFQPVALARAYAANGASAVSVLTDERFFKGSLDHLRQVRAATDLPLLRKDFILDPYQLYEARAAGADAVLLIVAALDDTELCDLFALACELGLTPLVEVHDEHETDRALATGARVIGVNNRDLRTFVTDIETTARCAARLANGRSNSDGYTLVSESGIFTASDVACVAAMGAHAVLVGESIITSDDVAAQVRALSQVSRQAAMRGGLPA; this is encoded by the coding sequence ATGACGCAGCGCGACAACCCCTCGATCTTGCAGACCATCCTCGAACACAAGCGCCATGCCGAACTACCCCAGCGCAAACGCCAGATGCCGCTGGCCGAGATGCGTCGCCTGGCCGAAACGACCGATGCGCCGGCGCGCGACTTCGCAGCGGCGCTGCGCCGGGCAGATGGCCGAGTCGCCCTCATTGCCGAGATCAAGCGCGCTTCGCCCTCCAAAGGCGAGCTGGCGCGCGGCGAGTTCCAACCCGTGGCCCTGGCCCGCGCCTATGCAGCGAACGGCGCGTCGGCCGTCAGCGTACTAACCGACGAGCGCTTCTTCAAAGGATCGTTGGATCACCTACGCCAGGTGCGCGCTGCGACCGACCTACCGTTGCTGCGCAAGGATTTCATCCTCGACCCGTACCAGCTGTATGAGGCGCGCGCCGCCGGCGCAGATGCCGTACTGTTGATCGTCGCAGCGCTCGACGACACCGAGTTGTGCGACCTGTTCGCGTTGGCGTGCGAACTCGGCTTGACGCCGCTGGTCGAGGTGCATGACGAACACGAGACCGATCGCGCGCTGGCCACCGGCGCGCGCGTGATTGGCGTCAACAACCGCGACCTGCGCACATTCGTCACCGACATCGAGACCACGGCGCGTTGCGCAGCGCGTTTGGCGAACGGTCGCTCGAATTCAGACGGCTATACGCTCGTCTCGGAGAGCGGCATCTTCACTGCGAGTGACGTCGCGTGCGTCGCAGCGATGGGCGCGCACGCCGTCCTGGTCGGCGAGTCCATCATCACGTCGGATGACGTGGCAGCGCAGGTGCGAGCGTTATCGCAGGTGAGCAGGCAGGCTGCTATGCGCGGCGGCCTGCCTGCCTGA